One Chitinophaga sp. H8 DNA window includes the following coding sequences:
- a CDS encoding DUF6443 domain-containing protein, whose product MKKFLNALLFATFLINIPLMVWSQNYPVNTTPGTPTVLPVPGSYPAVIKGSYQRVYNLRKGVTDASTITTATPIENATVVTKYQDGSNREFQVVAKQISPLKKDLVTMTLYDQFNRESIKYLPYVASTGNFNDGKLKQNPFANTIQFNSGINSGEQIFYGKVEFDGSPLNSVRKVAAPGNSWAGAGRAVNYFERANVLSDSVRRWSIGFSIDDIPINEGIYAAGELFVKEEVDEDGGRSVNYIDIQGRTVLSRKQQAASATSGHMGWSNTYFVYDELNRLRVVIPPLAVESIISDWKLNTGNIMKNLCYRYSYDERKRVIREEEPGIGAVEKVYDGVDRVVFHRDGNLRTQGKWIVNFYDGLNRKVMTALYPTAATREQLQLSMNNAVAANTKITQTIPGIKELLIANRETGKASYRAGESISFNPGFESETNADFLAEIDPNFNLGTEEIIITNVLPGITGYEPLVYTYYDDYTFAGAKGFDNSYTAKLQAANNVNGDPLAASLLTKGLVTGTRTRVLGSDQWLTATLKYDTKGRNVQTLTDNLTGGEDIATNLYDFNNQLLGSYQHHKNPGSAVSASLRMQAIYFYDHAGRVKTVKKRLNDNASLDRTIVQQEYAELGNPKLEKIGVKTDGTSLEELSYDYNIRGWLKSINKDYVAQANNTTNKFGLDLSYDAGFNIPRYNGVPAGVKWKGANDKTARAYGFIYDKLNQLSIADFSQQNTGSTNWTKDRADFTVSNLKYDGNGNILSMTQRGLKGGVTQIVDSLKYGYTPQSNLLSYVTDKKNDAQSTLGDFKEVVNNETQDYWYDANGNLTKDLNKNIAEITYNYLNQPEQITVTGKGTIRYFYDAEGYKLKKVVQENGQPERVYHYLNGVVYLNDSLQFAVHEKGRIRAIYKAGEPIDYAYDYFIQDHQQNTRMVLTDQVDFSMYAATMEQERSATENALFSNITETRIAKPAGYPQSTSGTNAYVAKLNAENSGKKIGPSLVLKVMAGDSVQIGVSAFFKSNGPQEKKTLAPVEDMIEALARTFNANPEVGDLHNVSQEALQGPFDNNFYNNQYQRLKEREPSQYNSNKPKAYLNYVLFDEQFNLVEENSGVKQVQGEPDQLQTLAKDKMKIASSGFLYVYTSNETQQDMFFDNLVVEHVSGPILEETHYYPYGVALSGISYDAPGKLQNKYRFNGASEFESDFELNIYNTPLRTYDPQIGRFRGHDIAAAQNHAFSPFSYGQNNPAYYNDPTGAISMAQVQALIDVLWASGGGGYWQAGMDVPFFYSSVANSGGTLISSPVYDNGRNYSFIVGGYFGEDGNIVTKSNESGFAISGTFQRVDISKAAFDADVALNGYGKEEKSPFETAIPAAIAAASADGPSLIGDAIGVGILAAAAVQDATQRVYVTYTLKNPVTGQIYAGRSSGFGDPYAIMMRRFAGHEMRKVYGYGSPQLDVFVKGRQNYPAIRGREQDIVDAYGGIGSPLLGNRINPISPYNLNRSFYMMQSYLKFGKYVKNR is encoded by the coding sequence ATGAAAAAGTTTTTAAATGCATTGTTGTTTGCAACATTCCTGATAAATATACCATTAATGGTATGGTCGCAAAACTATCCTGTTAATACTACACCTGGGACTCCTACAGTACTACCAGTTCCTGGTAGTTATCCTGCTGTGATCAAGGGAAGCTATCAGAGAGTTTATAACTTAAGAAAAGGGGTAACAGATGCAAGTACCATTACTACTGCCACTCCAATAGAGAATGCTACCGTGGTAACAAAATATCAGGATGGAAGTAACAGGGAGTTTCAGGTGGTGGCAAAACAAATATCCCCATTGAAGAAAGACCTGGTTACAATGACGTTGTATGACCAGTTTAACCGCGAAAGTATCAAGTATTTGCCTTATGTAGCATCAACAGGCAATTTTAATGATGGTAAGTTAAAACAGAACCCCTTTGCTAACACCATTCAATTTAACAGTGGTATTAACAGTGGAGAGCAAATATTTTATGGGAAAGTGGAGTTTGACGGTTCTCCTTTAAATAGTGTAAGGAAGGTGGCGGCGCCAGGTAATAGCTGGGCTGGTGCAGGCAGAGCTGTCAATTATTTTGAGCGCGCTAATGTGCTGAGTGATTCCGTGAGGAGATGGAGTATTGGCTTTTCAATAGATGATATTCCCATTAATGAGGGTATTTATGCTGCTGGGGAATTGTTTGTAAAAGAAGAGGTGGATGAAGATGGCGGACGGTCCGTGAACTATATAGATATACAGGGAAGAACGGTACTATCAAGAAAGCAGCAGGCTGCATCGGCTACTTCCGGACATATGGGTTGGTCAAATACTTATTTCGTATACGATGAACTGAATAGGTTACGGGTAGTGATTCCTCCTTTGGCAGTGGAAAGTATAATCTCGGATTGGAAATTGAATACGGGTAACATCATGAAAAATCTGTGTTACAGATATAGCTATGATGAAAGAAAACGGGTGATCAGAGAAGAAGAGCCTGGGATAGGCGCTGTTGAAAAGGTGTATGATGGGGTTGATAGAGTAGTTTTCCATAGAGATGGTAACCTGAGGACTCAGGGTAAATGGATCGTCAATTTTTATGATGGCTTGAACCGGAAGGTAATGACAGCTTTGTATCCTACGGCAGCTACTCGTGAACAGCTTCAGTTGTCTATGAACAATGCCGTTGCTGCGAATACTAAGATTACACAAACTATTCCAGGGATCAAAGAATTGCTCATCGCTAACAGGGAAACTGGAAAGGCCTCCTATAGGGCAGGTGAAAGTATTTCTTTTAACCCAGGTTTTGAAAGCGAAACCAATGCAGATTTTCTGGCAGAAATTGATCCTAATTTTAATTTAGGTACCGAGGAAATAATCATTACTAATGTTTTGCCAGGAATAACAGGCTATGAGCCCTTGGTGTATACTTATTATGATGATTATACCTTTGCAGGAGCCAAAGGATTTGATAATAGTTATACAGCTAAACTTCAGGCAGCAAATAATGTGAATGGAGACCCTTTGGCCGCCAGTTTACTTACAAAAGGATTGGTAACGGGAACCAGAACGCGGGTATTGGGAAGTGACCAATGGCTGACAGCTACCTTAAAGTATGATACCAAAGGGAGAAATGTACAAACCCTCACAGATAATCTGACGGGAGGAGAAGATATTGCAACTAATTTATATGATTTTAATAACCAACTGTTAGGCTCTTACCAACATCATAAAAACCCTGGATCTGCGGTATCTGCCAGTTTAAGGATGCAGGCGATTTATTTTTATGATCATGCAGGAAGAGTAAAAACAGTAAAGAAAAGACTGAATGATAACGCTTCACTGGACCGTACTATCGTTCAGCAGGAGTATGCCGAGCTGGGAAATCCTAAGCTGGAGAAGATAGGTGTTAAAACGGATGGCACCAGCCTGGAAGAGCTTTCTTATGACTATAATATCCGCGGATGGCTGAAGAGCATCAATAAAGACTACGTTGCCCAGGCTAATAATACTACTAATAAGTTTGGATTAGATCTCAGTTATGATGCCGGTTTTAATATCCCCAGGTATAATGGAGTCCCTGCTGGTGTAAAGTGGAAAGGTGCAAATGATAAAACAGCCAGGGCCTATGGATTTATCTATGATAAATTAAACCAGTTGAGCATTGCAGATTTTTCTCAACAAAATACAGGGTCAACGAACTGGACGAAGGATAGAGCCGATTTTACTGTCAGTAACCTGAAGTATGATGGGAATGGCAACATCTTATCCATGACCCAAAGAGGACTGAAAGGTGGTGTTACACAGATAGTGGATAGCTTGAAATACGGTTACACGCCCCAGAGTAATTTGCTGAGTTATGTAACAGATAAGAAAAATGATGCCCAAAGCACATTAGGCGACTTTAAGGAAGTAGTGAATAATGAAACACAGGATTATTGGTATGATGCGAATGGCAATCTTACCAAAGATCTTAATAAGAATATTGCAGAGATCACCTATAATTATCTTAATCAGCCGGAACAGATAACGGTAACCGGAAAAGGAACCATCCGGTATTTCTATGATGCCGAAGGCTATAAGCTGAAAAAGGTAGTACAGGAAAATGGACAGCCAGAGAGGGTGTACCATTATCTGAACGGAGTGGTGTATCTGAATGACAGCCTACAATTTGCAGTTCATGAAAAAGGCCGAATCAGAGCTATATATAAGGCGGGAGAACCAATTGATTATGCTTATGACTATTTTATACAGGATCATCAGCAGAATACAAGAATGGTGCTTACGGATCAGGTGGATTTTAGTATGTATGCTGCTACTATGGAGCAGGAAAGAAGTGCTACGGAAAACGCTTTGTTTAGCAATATTACAGAAACCAGAATAGCCAAGCCTGCGGGTTATCCCCAAAGCACTTCAGGAACAAATGCCTATGTGGCGAAACTCAACGCGGAAAATAGCGGGAAAAAGATCGGGCCATCTTTAGTGCTCAAAGTAATGGCAGGGGATAGTGTGCAGATAGGCGTTAGCGCTTTCTTTAAATCTAACGGTCCTCAGGAGAAAAAAACGCTGGCTCCGGTAGAAGATATGATAGAAGCCCTGGCACGGACATTTAATGCTAATCCGGAAGTAGGAGATTTGCACAATGTTTCGCAAGAAGCTTTGCAAGGGCCGTTTGATAACAATTTTTACAATAATCAATACCAGCGTTTAAAAGAAAGAGAACCATCTCAGTACAATTCCAATAAGCCTAAGGCTTACCTGAATTATGTACTGTTTGATGAACAATTTAACCTGGTAGAAGAAAATAGTGGTGTAAAGCAGGTACAAGGTGAGCCTGATCAATTACAAACGCTGGCTAAAGATAAAATGAAGATAGCCAGCAGCGGTTTCTTATATGTATATACCAGCAATGAAACACAACAGGATATGTTTTTTGATAACCTGGTGGTGGAGCATGTAAGTGGGCCGATATTAGAAGAAACGCACTATTACCCATATGGAGTTGCATTGTCTGGTATCAGTTATGATGCGCCCGGTAAGCTGCAAAATAAGTATAGGTTCAATGGTGCCTCTGAATTTGAAAGTGATTTTGAACTGAATATTTACAATACACCACTACGGACTTATGACCCTCAGATTGGACGTTTTAGAGGGCATGATATTGCAGCTGCTCAAAACCATGCATTTAGCCCATTTAGTTATGGCCAGAATAACCCTGCTTATTATAATGATCCTACCGGGGCAATATCAATGGCGCAGGTTCAGGCACTAATTGATGTATTATGGGCTTCCGGTGGCGGCGGATATTGGCAGGCAGGGATGGACGTACCATTCTTTTATAGTTCTGTTGCTAATTCCGGAGGCACACTGATTAGCTCCCCTGTATATGACAATGGAAGAAATTATTCCTTCATTGTAGGAGGATATTTTGGGGAGGATGGAAATATTGTAACCAAATCAAATGAAAGTGGATTTGCCATTTCTGGAACGTTTCAGCGGGTGGATATTTCCAAAGCTGCATTTGATGCTGATGTAGCGCTTAATGGCTATGGAAAAGAAGAGAAAAGTCCATTTGAGACGGCAATACCTGCGGCAATAGCAGCAGCTTCTGCAGATGGACCTAGTTTAATCGGTGATGCTATTGGAGTTGGTATACTTGCAGCTGCAGCAGTGCAGGATGCTACTCAAAGAGTTTATGTAACTTACACTCTGAAAAATCCAGTTACGGGACAGATTTATGCTGGCAGATCAAGCGGTTTTGGAGATCCCTACGCTATTATGATGAGGAGATTCGCAGGACATGAGATGAGAAAGGTGTATGGTTATGGAAGCCCACAGCTGGATGTTTTTGTAAAAGGAAGACAGAATTATCCAGCAATAAGAGGGCGGGAGCAGGATATTGTGGACGCGTATGGTGGTATAGGAAGTCCATTGTTGGGTAATCGAATAAACCCTATATCTCCATACAATTTGAACCGATCTTTCTATATGATGCAATCATACTTAAAATTTGGAAAGTACGTTAAAAATAGATAA
- a CDS encoding DUF6528 family protein: protein MPKLTLLSFLLLVTITLSAQSPVDKCKQCIVLAEQSQHRIAIADVKKQEIIWEWQPAASNVKPEHVKWFSNPSDAKVVYEGKYVLTCASGGGVALIRIADKKTVFYAYAGGNTHSIELLPDGNIVSASSTNNHLTLFRVDTVNFPEGVYQQQVPIAFGHNVVWDRKGQRLWSAAMHELIAFKYNFNCAQPELVKDTVIQLPGTEAHDLFPVYGQDALWLTNTTQVYQYEIATHQLKEAPVRFQAHIKSVSSGPRKFPVIIMKPKTSWWSDTVLDTNGNAVFKQEGLKIYKARWVLPNAFSYPEVNPLNVCQ, encoded by the coding sequence ATGCCAAAACTAACACTCCTTTCATTCCTGCTCCTCGTTACAATCACGCTCTCCGCGCAATCCCCGGTGGACAAATGCAAACAGTGTATCGTGCTGGCCGAGCAGTCACAGCACCGGATAGCGATTGCGGATGTGAAAAAGCAGGAGATCATCTGGGAGTGGCAACCGGCGGCATCCAACGTAAAGCCGGAACATGTAAAATGGTTTTCCAACCCCAGTGATGCGAAGGTGGTGTACGAGGGCAAGTATGTGCTTACCTGTGCTTCTGGCGGAGGGGTGGCGCTGATACGTATTGCCGATAAGAAAACGGTGTTTTACGCTTATGCAGGCGGAAATACGCACTCCATTGAATTATTGCCCGATGGAAATATTGTGAGTGCTTCCAGTACCAATAACCACCTCACGCTGTTCCGTGTGGATACGGTAAACTTTCCGGAGGGCGTATACCAGCAGCAGGTGCCGATTGCGTTCGGGCATAATGTGGTGTGGGACCGTAAAGGGCAGCGGTTGTGGTCGGCGGCGATGCATGAGCTGATCGCGTTTAAGTACAACTTCAACTGTGCACAGCCGGAGCTGGTAAAAGATACGGTGATTCAGTTGCCTGGCACGGAGGCGCATGACCTGTTCCCGGTATATGGGCAGGATGCGCTGTGGCTTACCAATACCACGCAGGTATACCAATATGAAATAGCTACGCACCAGTTAAAGGAAGCGCCTGTACGTTTTCAGGCGCATATCAAGAGCGTGTCTTCCGGCCCGCGGAAGTTCCCGGTTATTATCATGAAACCCAAAACGTCCTGGTGGTCGGATACGGTACTGGACACTAACGGCAATGCCGTGTTTAAGCAGGAAGGGTTGAAGATCTACAAGGCCAGGTGGGTACTGCCTAATGCTTTCAGTTATCCGGAAGTGAACCCGCTGAACGTATGTCAGTAA
- a CDS encoding CHAT domain-containing protein, translated as MNGILEEVQLSIAAMPVNEAVAHLFEILPREKDIILSHMQLKTVMGNFYRGLISREDYEVALNKLHRSLDFFLSELDRPRIKLVFDALGLQQPEALQQKNILFIESMPVDQQRLQLDVEYTRIEGIADAGSNRLYTVAKPLLAATLDLLIQRLNRVQPQVVHFSGHGHSSGIVLSTADNRAQLVPTDAITRLFSLFTNTTECLLLNACYSATQAAELSKHIKYVIGMDAPIDDDAAIEFTSTFYTALCNAPVVNYKDCYTQATVKLLTVAGNADVFPQLWSSGVQVT; from the coding sequence ATGAACGGAATACTGGAAGAGGTACAGCTTAGTATAGCCGCCATGCCGGTAAATGAAGCGGTGGCCCACCTGTTTGAAATATTACCGCGGGAAAAGGATATTATCCTATCCCATATGCAATTAAAAACGGTTATGGGCAATTTTTACCGGGGGCTGATATCCCGGGAAGATTATGAGGTAGCGCTTAACAAGCTGCACCGGTCCCTGGACTTTTTTCTTTCCGAGCTGGACCGCCCCAGGATCAAACTGGTATTTGATGCGTTGGGATTACAGCAGCCGGAGGCATTACAACAAAAAAATATCCTGTTTATAGAATCTATGCCGGTAGACCAGCAGCGCTTGCAGCTGGATGTGGAATATACGCGGATAGAAGGTATTGCAGATGCGGGCAGCAACCGGCTGTATACCGTGGCCAAACCTTTGCTGGCCGCTACGCTGGACCTCCTGATCCAGCGGCTGAACCGGGTACAGCCACAAGTGGTGCATTTTTCCGGGCATGGGCATAGCAGCGGGATCGTATTAAGCACCGCCGACAACCGCGCACAGCTGGTACCTACCGATGCCATCACCCGGCTCTTCAGCCTGTTTACCAATACTACCGAGTGCTTGTTGCTCAATGCCTGTTATTCGGCCACACAAGCCGCGGAGCTGTCGAAACATATTAAATATGTGATCGGGATGGATGCACCTATCGATGATGATGCGGCGATTGAATTCACGTCTACTTTTTATACCGCCTTATGCAATGCGCCGGTGGTGAATTACAAAGACTGCTATACGCAGGCTACCGTAAAGCTGCTCACCGTAGCTGGCAATGCCGACGTATTTCCCCAGCTATGGAGTAGCGGTGTACAGGTAACCTGA
- a CDS encoding HD domain-containing protein — protein sequence MANIKLPPRFQKKIDNNQQYAGVVYEVLSTLGEILQDNKLYFFEEYTDHGIRHIENVIAASNHLIPSATFNTILTDVDVSSYLLAVILHDIAMHLSPEGLNAVIKGGFDDVRKTDLDKDTWAVLWENYLCEAKRFDDKQRKAIFGDTTVMIAEPPLENPEQLNGNHRKLIGEFIRRHHPRLAHEIALKGFPGKGAPIPFAKGLDEKQRDVIGLIARSHGMNIRKCSDYIEQAYGRTNKILTHGIHAVFLMVVLRIADYLQIDQHRTSKVLLKLRTLCSPVSEMEHAAHLAVESVNLEYTEDPERIIVQAFPKDSMMYLKLKGLLASIQAEFDISWAVLGELYGNSKKKPAIKYRRITSNLEEATFIHQQEYVADHFAFKANEHMMPLMMAPLYGDNPTYGVRELLHNAIDACNERTAIEIRNGHDTYIPAVKVEITKEGEEHYFTITDNGIGMPLTVIQDYFLTCGASLRTNPSWQMDFIDEKGDCTVTRNGRFGVGVLAAYLIGQDIEVSTRPIGAATGYRFTASLNAAQINVIKDANIAEGTIIRIKIKQEKLRFFDMSANSNPPYDLEWNEWYTLSTPRVDYYYLGDECDNESIHTPNLDEVVSVCWNELAAPGFSRVLWTYERFDSYYLTCNGFIVPLKTESDLEYDNDSKDRGAFRTPSISIFDPNALLPLSLSRNSIAGEFPFSQALWEDICKDFLAYALMCTMMRVMTDEQVSFGIQQLRYPGFKPEGNINARRLNYILLTAKGWLINAVHTALKIGPLEVIEIASESILEEDIALELEKKVLISDMKKDEKGRFFGNDRYKILEGVYETGEVCIYYHESKMQTFNRKEEAWRFGSKYFRFDKYGDTGWHCHRRRFQGTSIVTPGFLDKYGSELYFIREYTIPQDQMVSDPTLNAILEKYLGDDPVIPFALEDRKKKFPLAFKELARYMKKYEAKAIEAV from the coding sequence ATGGCCAACATCAAGCTACCTCCGCGTTTTCAAAAGAAAATAGATAATAATCAGCAGTATGCAGGCGTAGTATACGAGGTACTCTCTACTTTGGGTGAGATCCTGCAGGATAATAAACTGTATTTTTTTGAGGAGTACACGGATCACGGTATCCGGCATATTGAAAATGTAATAGCCGCTTCTAACCATCTTATACCCAGTGCTACCTTTAATACAATTTTGACGGATGTAGACGTAAGCAGTTACCTGCTGGCGGTAATACTGCATGATATTGCGATGCATCTTTCGCCGGAGGGTTTAAATGCAGTGATAAAAGGCGGTTTTGACGACGTGCGTAAAACAGATCTGGATAAAGATACCTGGGCGGTATTGTGGGAAAACTATTTGTGCGAAGCGAAAAGATTTGATGACAAACAACGGAAAGCCATATTTGGAGATACTACCGTAATGATAGCGGAGCCTCCATTAGAAAATCCCGAACAACTGAATGGCAACCACCGTAAGCTGATAGGAGAATTTATACGCAGGCACCATCCCCGCCTGGCACATGAAATAGCCCTGAAAGGGTTTCCGGGAAAGGGGGCTCCCATCCCTTTTGCCAAAGGCCTGGATGAAAAACAAAGAGATGTGATTGGGCTGATAGCCAGGAGCCATGGGATGAACATCCGGAAATGCAGTGATTATATAGAACAGGCATATGGAAGAACCAATAAGATTTTAACACATGGTATCCATGCGGTTTTTTTGATGGTAGTGCTAAGAATAGCCGACTATTTACAAATAGACCAGCATAGAACCAGCAAAGTGTTGCTAAAACTAAGAACACTTTGTAGCCCGGTATCCGAAATGGAACATGCAGCACACCTGGCTGTTGAAAGTGTAAACCTGGAATATACGGAAGATCCGGAACGCATTATTGTACAAGCGTTTCCAAAGGATAGTATGATGTATCTTAAGCTAAAAGGCTTGCTGGCCAGCATACAGGCCGAATTTGATATTTCCTGGGCTGTGCTGGGAGAACTGTATGGCAATAGTAAGAAAAAACCTGCTATAAAATACCGGCGCATTACCAGCAACCTGGAAGAAGCTACATTTATACATCAGCAGGAATATGTAGCGGATCATTTTGCTTTTAAAGCGAATGAGCACATGATGCCATTGATGATGGCGCCCCTGTATGGAGATAACCCTACCTACGGGGTGAGAGAACTGTTGCATAATGCCATAGATGCCTGTAATGAAAGAACGGCTATTGAAATCAGGAATGGGCATGATACCTACATACCAGCAGTAAAGGTAGAAATCACCAAAGAAGGTGAGGAGCATTATTTTACAATTACAGATAATGGAATAGGGATGCCCTTGACCGTGATCCAAGATTATTTCCTGACCTGTGGAGCCAGCTTAAGAACCAATCCTTCCTGGCAGATGGATTTTATAGATGAAAAAGGAGATTGTACTGTTACCAGAAACGGGAGATTTGGAGTAGGGGTATTAGCGGCTTACCTGATTGGGCAGGATATTGAAGTGAGTACCAGACCTATAGGGGCAGCTACCGGATACCGCTTTACTGCCAGTTTGAATGCTGCCCAGATCAATGTGATAAAAGATGCTAATATTGCAGAAGGAACCATCATCCGCATAAAAATTAAGCAAGAAAAGCTACGCTTTTTTGATATGTCAGCAAATTCAAACCCACCATATGATCTTGAGTGGAATGAATGGTATACTTTATCTACTCCCCGTGTAGATTATTATTATCTGGGTGATGAATGTGATAACGAAAGTATACATACGCCTAATTTAGATGAAGTGGTGTCTGTATGCTGGAATGAGTTGGCAGCTCCAGGATTTAGTAGAGTATTGTGGACCTATGAAAGATTTGATAGTTATTATTTGACCTGTAATGGGTTTATAGTGCCCTTAAAAACGGAGAGCGATTTAGAATACGATAACGACTCTAAAGATAGAGGGGCGTTTAGAACTCCCAGTATCAGTATATTTGATCCTAACGCTTTATTACCACTATCATTAAGTAGAAATAGTATTGCTGGAGAATTCCCTTTTAGTCAGGCTTTATGGGAAGATATTTGCAAAGACTTTCTGGCTTATGCCCTGATGTGCACAATGATGCGTGTTATGACAGACGAACAAGTATCTTTTGGCATTCAGCAATTAAGATATCCGGGATTCAAGCCGGAGGGTAATATTAATGCCAGGAGATTAAATTACATTTTACTTACAGCCAAAGGCTGGCTTATTAATGCAGTGCATACTGCCTTAAAAATAGGACCATTGGAAGTTATTGAGATTGCTAGTGAATCGATTTTGGAAGAAGATATAGCACTGGAATTAGAAAAAAAAGTACTTATATCTGACATGAAGAAAGATGAAAAGGGTAGGTTTTTTGGAAATGATAGATACAAAATTTTAGAAGGGGTGTATGAAACAGGTGAAGTATGTATTTATTATCATGAATCTAAAATGCAGACTTTTAACAGAAAGGAGGAAGCGTGGCGCTTTGGTTCAAAATATTTCAGATTTGATAAATACGGGGATACGGGATGGCACTGTCATAGAAGAAGGTTTCAGGGCACAAGTATCGTCACACCTGGCTTTCTGGATAAATATGGTAGCGAGCTGTATTTTATTAGGGAATACACCATTCCGCAAGACCAGATGGTCAGCGACCCAACCCTCAATGCCATCCTCGAAAAATACCTGGGTGATGACCCCGTTATTCCTTTTGCATTAGAAGATAGGAAGAAAAAATTTCCCCTGGCATTTAAAGAGCTAGCCCGGTATATGAAAAAGTATGAGGCAAAAGCAATAGAGGCAGTATAA